In the Epinephelus fuscoguttatus linkage group LG10, E.fuscoguttatus.final_Chr_v1 genome, tctctctctttctctgtgtctccctccctctccctctccgctcTGAGTCTCTGCCTCtatctctccttccctctctccatTAGTTTTGAACTATCTCACAGAGACCACAGTCACCCTAAAAGCCTACTATTTTTGAGGATACACAGTGACCACAgtaccacacagacacagcctgtacccacactgacacattacCATTTCAGCTTGGTTCAGTTTGCTCTGCTAAATgtccagcgtgtaggatttagggaaaAAATATATCTACAGaaatgggaaataaaataataaatatgtttttagtgtaaaatcacctgaaaaaacaacaacaaaacaaacaaaacaattgtgtttttgttacctttgaatgagctgtTTTATCTACATGGGGAGAGGGTCCTCATCCATGGAGTCTGctatgttgcaccaccatgtctCTATAGTAGCCTGGAatagacaaatcaaacacatgCACGGAGAAGTTTAGCTATGGCTATAGCTTGAATATGCCATTTTATTTGAGTGCTTTCCTtacccagtatacaagcacgggaggggaatcgaTTTATTGGCCGAAGTATCCGAATCTGACTACGCTACGATAGGTGGCGATATGGACCTTTTGCCGCTTGACCTATTGCATCACAGACCAAACTGACAAACTAGTTAGCTAGCGGCAAACTGGTGGACAACTATAaagctctgtacatttcatacgtGCTGTACACCCTTTaagctgacacagcatgaactgGATCTCTTTGTCCGTCCCAAAAGTCGCGgttctggatgtagatttcaaaatgttgttttctgattcttcttctgttatgcaTTTAATGCTGTTCGACTTTGAGGTCAAGGCTGAGGACAGAAACTTTGGTGCATGCGCAGATAATTTAACTCCtaatcacattatctgggtgtgttagttcGACTTTGAGGAATTCGATTTCGTACGATTacagtcggactaacacaatgaatcgattttctctaatgtcacgTAACCGTACtgactggctctagataaggccattcGCATCTTCTCGTTGGCCACCACAGTTAGCACGTGCAGTCCCTTTGCCCCCAAGCAGGCCCTTACTACTGCAGTTTCTcaggtctgatttttttttaacgtgaaactgctttaatcagtgtttttaccagtttaaatcaccaggtctgtttgtttctctgcggataattcaacTCCTGGTAAGCCCCCACCCCCACATCTAGATCttaagttcattcattcattcatcttctaaccggcTCAGCTGACATCTTGAGGTGCTAGAGAGCCTATCACTGAAATGAGCATTGACaggagacaaacaaccatttacgctcacattcacacctacggacaatttagagttatcaattaacctagtccccaatctgcatgtctttggactgaagGAGTGCCCGAGAGAACGCTGACAGAGAACATGCAACTGGCTCCCACGGGATCGAAccgcaaccctcttgctgtgaggcgagagtaaccaccacatcactgcactCACCTTGCAGTGCTAGGAAAACGaaatatcagagaaaaaaggtgaacacacatttGCAGGTGCTAGGAAAACGAAATAGCATTGCAGATACACTAATTTGTAATAAACACTGCTAATGACACTCACTTCAGTGATTGCGTGGAATGGAGCCGAATGTTTCTGGGAAACAGTCCAATCTGTGAGTGCTAGTCAATCAAACATCATCAGCTATCATTGCTAAGTTACTTGCAGTTAATTAGCCACACATTCAACAAGCAACCAACAATGCGCACAAGAATTTTAATGGCCTTGTTAACTTGTATCTGAGCAAATGAGTTGAATCGTGGAAGGTGGTGCTCATGACTGTTTATATCATGTTATATTTGTCAGAGAGCTACGTGAAATCTAAAGTTTCAGTCTTTCATGTTATGCTGCATGTGTCATCTTTAATATTAAAACTGTAGTGTACCAAAGTAGTTTAACTGCATTTTAACTACTGTCAAAAATGCTCATCAAACTAAAATTTCTTTCAAAAGCGCCCTGGGCACAGTTAGTCCACCCCGATGTTGGCTCCATGGCTACGACCTTACTTCAAAATCATAGCTTGAGTGTCTAATTACCACATTTATGATCATACTTTTCTGGACAACATACAAATCGTTTAAACCCctttaatattttctggtttaGCTGTAGCATTCCCTTGAAGCAATCCAGTGTTTTGTAATCTGCTTAAGTATAGCCAGTCTGCATAATCATCCTCAGTACGTTTGCATTTTCCCAGTTGTTCCACTCAGAAGCTGGACCAGAAAATTGGTACTCAAGGATGCATTAAAAGATTACATTTCACCAATAGTGTTCTCCCACTGGCTAGAAACATGTCTCAAATGTATGCCTGTAATTACCCCCTCCCCCCTTCTTCTTCCCACTCTGATAGGATATTTTCTCCAGTGAGTTGAATGGATCGTTCATGATGCGTTTTTCTTGGAAATTAATGATCAATTTAATATACAGTGCATTTCTGTAATTCAGCCTCCCATTAAGTCTTGGCTTTAAGCTGATTTTTATGAGTCATTTCGATTCTTTGTCAGTCTCAGACAATACAATCTAAATTTGTACTTACTAATCCAAATTTCAAGGATGAATGTTCAAAACAACATCATTTCATACTTGTCTAGATTTGGATGCCCAAGATCTAAATATTACACCCAATttatgtgtttggaaagtacagATGAGATTTTAGGtaatatatttttacattttgacgCATCTTATCCCATACCTCCTGGAATagaatgtgtttgtttctcaCCCACTTGTTTTGGATATTTTTAATTTGGGAAAAGCAGGGAGGCTTTGAGCCTCTCAATCCTGTGAAAAGTGATCATTCAGTGCAGTCTTGCTTTTCACATCGATGTTTCTTGATCACTTCTGATTTCTGTCTCCTGACTGAAAAAACAAGATTGCCTTTAAACAAGTGGTGGTGAGACAAGTGTTGACTGATATGACTAGAAAGCAAACTTGCAACCCTAAGGTCACTCCTCAGATCCCTTGTACCCAGCTGGATACGGAGGTTTGTCAATGTCAGAACTACTGCGCAAGCACAAAACAAAGCCAAGCTGTAATCAATCTGCTAGTCATGATTTGAGAGCACGCAGGGACAGATTTACAATTGCAAAACATGCTCTGAGCTCCAACTGTGCGAGGGGGCTGTCAAACAATTTTTTGGCAAATTTCTAGCTGTTCGGGTCATATGCTTCCAACATACTTTTAGACGAATGAAAAAAACTAAGCAGATGTACTGATGTAGCTCAGAAGGCAGGGTCTGTGACATTTCTTGGTCAAATGCAGTGGAGTTTGTTCTGCTCTCGGCTGGAGTTTGCATGCGAGGAGAGGAAACTGCCAAATGGAACAAAAAGCTTTGAAGAGGGCAAGCAAAGAAAGCCTTAACGCTCACTGAGTCACAGCTGTTCCTGCAGCCCCAAAACTTTGATTACCATCAGAGAACTTACTCTGCACTCCCAAGTCTGCTTAAATCTGGACTACtaaatcatttctttttttgtttttcactcgCTCAATAATTCTGTCATTAATGAACTTCCAAAGACGAGAATTATGGATGAGGTTGGGGAGGCAGGGAGGCTTTCCCCTCTTACTCCCGCAGCTGCAGTCAATCAGACAGTAGTACTAGTGTAGGTCTGAGAAGACACTCAACTCTCTGATGCTACACCGGAGATGTGCTGAGCATCATCACGCAACCCTGCCTGTAATTTATTTAGTACAGTGGATAATACATAGATGCACACATTAGCCTTTAAAAGCTCAGTCATATATGGAGTTTTGCAAAAACATAAGCTCATTTAGAACGACAACCTTCGGCTCCATATCCTCATAAAATGGTTCTTATTAGGGTAAcattaagattttactgatactatgacttttattgaTACTATTTTTTTAACTACTGAATATTTtctataaaatatattaatataaaaaattAATTCAGACCAGGATTagcatattttaaatattttaaataaaacaaaatgttgtttctacagcagcaacagtaatgttTACGACAGCAAAGTCACTCTATAAATAAAACTCCTGACATCAtaatactgagtgaagtttaaTTTTCATCAGTCAGTATTTGTtattcctcctgtcctctgtcctcccttCTCTCATGCTGATGTGATTCACAATCTGCAGACACCACTGATAGAGGGaggaggggctgtttgtctcagccagctgCTATGTTTAAAAGAATTTGCCCATTTTTAAGATAAGTGGCAAACTAAGATAGTTAAACACAGGCAGCTTTTAATTTTGCTTGTTTGTAACAATGTGTTACGAGTTGAGTTGTGCTTGTGTAAAACAAAGTCAGCAGTGGTAGATGAGAGACTGAAGACAGAGCAGACTGATATATCGCTTTCTACATGTTTATGCTTGTTGAACATGTGTATGGATAAAGTGCTGGCTTTTTACTTGTGAAGATTTTATTGCACTTACATACAGTAACACGTGCAGTTGTCGTCAACAAGTAATCAAGGTATCATCACTTTCTGTCCATTCTTTGGCGGCCTCTTTGCTCTGCTGTTCACTGACTTTACaacatgttgcatttgtttgtgtgtgggtgtataaATGGCGGATTTGGGTAAAGTcggagcttatcaatactacggtcttGATAATTTAGCCCTGGGGCCCCTTTAATACCGATACCCATATGTAGTTgttatgatatcctacaaaaatgcacactcAACAGTTAATATATCATTATAGTACAAATTAGcgccacaaaaataacattacgTACTTACCGTAAATCTACGCACTTCAAGTAAAGtaacagaggttaggtttaggcaagttaagtttctgtggttaggtttaggaaatgaaacatggtaataaagttcactcaaagtttaCAGTCACCTCGAGAAAGttctgggggaaagtcctgtgctttgtGACCTATCCACGACTCCAACCTGCCTCTTACAGGACTCTTCTTCACTCCCCTTGATGTGTTGCTCATGTGGTCACAGCCTTCCCAAATAAGTGAGTTGTACTGGTTCTGATTATATgagatatgtatgaattttggtgcattactttttgcagAAAAGCATACTAaaagtgcatgagaacagcctcaACTATTTGTAATGTCATAGCATAattcatatgctgtaaagcttcCTCCCATATGGTAAAATGCTTCACCTTTGGAAACTTTCAACTCCATACTTCAGCTGTCTTCACTGAAGTTTAAAAAGGCAGGGCTGGACAGTGAGAACGAGGATTAACAGCTCTATACCTTTTGCCCTAATATCCCCTGCAGATTTGTTGTCACTACTAGTATGCTTAATTTACTACCACAGTGCTCAAACAGAAAGAACAGGCAAGTTCAGCAAAAttgcatttattcattcatttatttaagtgTCAGAGAAACTTCAGACGAGTTCTGACAGCAGACACAAATCAGTTTTCAACCACCCGTTATTGCTACAGCTAAATTAGCCTCCTTATACAGACTCCAGACATTTAGATTTTTTGGCCGTTCACTGCGGtctttttctctgcctctctctgtgaTTCAAACACATGCAGGAGTAGGTTGTAATTATCTCACATAGTTGGAATGATTCATAATGTTTTAACGTCCAAATCAAAATGCCAAGCAGCAGTGTGCTGTTAGAATACATATCATCAGCGCAAACaaaacatcagctgtttatTAGAGGGAACGATATGCATGCCCAAATCACTTGAGAAATAGCCTGGAGGATGCAACTGCCTGTCCTGTTCATTAATTCAGTATCTGCTGCAAAGATGCCATCATGTCTCTCCAAAATACTCCCCGATGTTTGCCTTTCTTTTCTCAtgccatttttgtttgtttcatgtctTTATTCAGACAAAGTCATATCCcgtctctcccttctctcttgtctttctttttctctgtaatATTCCTCTTTTAAATCCTCCCTGCTCCTGCGAGTCCATCCTTTGGAGGAGATGTGATAGATGTCTACACAGTTTCCTGAGTATGCGTCCCTGTGTGTGGCTCGGTACACAGCCTCTCTGGCTATTGATGTGGCCTCGTCCACTGTCAGTCCCCATTGAACCCCTTGGTCTAAAATTGAGTAGGCGTAGGGTGATCCCGAGCCCACAGAGAAGAGCGTTCCCTGCAGGCGAGTGCCGTCACTGCACACATAGACCAGACTGGGTCCAGAGAGACTCACTTTCTTTGTTGCAGAAAACTGTTGACCAACAGCAGCTGAAGAAGAGCTCTGATTCTTTGTCTCAGCCAGAGACACCTTTTCCAGGCTGGCATCTATAGACTCTGCAGGATCAGTCATTTGACTCTTTGTTGTTTCTCTACGACTGCTGAGATCACATCCCTGGTCATGGCACGCATCTACCTCTCCTCCATCCCACCCACACAACGTGGCAGCCACACACAGCTCAGTTCCCTTAAACGGATGAAGCATGTGGGAGAGCAATTTGGCAGCTCCTCTTGTGGACAACCGTCGGCCGTGGCGGAGTTGATAGAGCCGCAGTTCGCGAGACAGAATCCGTTTCCAAAGGGCACAATCGGCTGACGTACCCGAAGTAGTACCCACCAAGTGACTGTGAATGGGCAGGATCTTCTGGGAGGCTGGGCACGCCACGAGCCCAGAGCAACTGGAACGAGTGTCTGCTGCAGCCAGCACGCCGCCCTGAAACATGAAAGCCAGGGTGGTGGTGCCGTGAGCCATGGGAAAAGGCAGCGGGACCGACTGAGAGGAGGCCAAGGGAAGGCTTGTGGGCCAGGACAGCGATGGTGAGATTGAGTCTTGAGATGAGAAGGCGCCAGAGCTTTGGACGGTGCTGATTTGCCCAAACTGTATCGGACTTTCATCCAGGTATTCTGCAACAGGTATGTAAAAATTAAACAGACTTGTACTGCTGCTAAAGGGCAAACCAGTCACATAGTTAAAGCCAGTCTTCTTTCCAAAAGGCACTGAAGAACATTCGGGGGTTATACTGTCCAGAAAGAAGTCCTGGAAATTGCACAGGTCCTGTAAAGCCATTGAGCAGGATAATTTCTCTTTCAAATAGCACTCTCGAATCaagtttaataaaaaatatttgtatcaGCTGTCCACAAAGGTTTGCATGTCATCAGGAGTTGTACACTGTCGGTTTTAGCAGCAGTCCGCCTT is a window encoding:
- the LOC125895363 gene encoding proteasome subunit beta type-11-like, with translation MALQDLCNFQDFFLDSITPECSSVPFGKKTGFNYVTGLPFSSSTSLFNFYIPVAEYLDESPIQFGQISTVQSSGAFSSQDSISPSLSWPTSLPLASSQSVPLPFPMAHGTTTLAFMFQGGVLAAADTRSSCSGLVACPASQKILPIHSHLVGTTSGTSADCALWKRILSRELRLYQLRHGRRLSTRGAAKLLSHMLHPFKGTELCVAATLCGWDGGEVDACHDQGCDLSSRRETTKSQMTDPAESIDASLEKVSLAETKNQSSSSAAVGQQFSATKKVSLSGPSLVYVCSDGTRLQGTLFSVGSGSPYAYSILDQGVQWGLTVDEATSIAREAVYRATHRDAYSGNCVDIYHISSKGWTRRSREDLKEEYYREKERQERRERRDMTLSE